A genomic stretch from Sphingobacterium sp. ML3W includes:
- a CDS encoding RagB/SusD family nutrient uptake outer membrane protein → MKKITIYRIILTTLCFTSLFSCTKLNEEPVSILDPKQYFKTEADAEASVMGIYGLLANADFYGRRLTMVLQLLGDDIDIADIGTQSSRIQLNSFTHDASNQDLLAVWKTAYLGIGAANAAIDGIPAVTMNAAKKSALIAEARLLRALYYYHLVQLFGDIPYMGEFVSDPSKVIAISKTPAAKVYDNIIADCEYAIANLPDTYANNNKARPSKGAAQTLLASVYMVLKKWDDAARMAETVINDANKYQYALVKDYNSLWDADLGFQTEHVWVVDFLGGITGENASNQDYTAPMTGVRDADMLGWSVIVPSNGVYGSFSDQDYRKKISFLTETPIKGVMTPYQKWKWPRIHTAKWCLHPGTNAGADGSDSDIKHVIFRYAEVLLMAAEALNESKGGPTEKAYSYINAVRARARYTPQGVQNYPADLATGMSQTDFRKAVQEERRVELAFEWKRWYDIKRWGQVVDAFTRQGAYESQPKVKDFHALMPIPQDEIARNTNLLPQNPGY, encoded by the coding sequence ATGAAAAAGATAACCATATATCGTATTATACTTACAACGCTGTGTTTTACCAGCTTGTTTTCCTGTACCAAACTGAACGAGGAACCGGTAAGTATTTTGGATCCTAAGCAATATTTTAAGACAGAAGCGGATGCAGAAGCTTCAGTGATGGGAATTTATGGGCTGCTGGCCAATGCAGATTTTTATGGACGGCGATTGACCATGGTACTGCAACTATTGGGTGATGACATCGATATAGCGGATATTGGTACGCAGTCTAGTCGGATCCAGTTGAACAGTTTTACACATGATGCGAGCAATCAGGATCTGCTTGCGGTATGGAAAACCGCTTATTTGGGTATTGGCGCGGCAAATGCCGCCATAGATGGTATTCCGGCCGTCACAATGAATGCGGCTAAAAAATCCGCACTTATTGCCGAAGCGAGGCTACTTCGGGCTTTATATTACTATCACTTGGTTCAGCTATTTGGAGATATCCCCTATATGGGTGAATTCGTCAGTGATCCAAGCAAAGTAATTGCAATCAGCAAAACTCCGGCAGCAAAGGTTTATGACAATATTATCGCAGACTGCGAATACGCAATAGCGAATCTGCCGGATACCTATGCCAATAACAACAAAGCGAGACCATCCAAAGGAGCCGCTCAGACGTTGTTGGCTTCGGTCTATATGGTCTTAAAAAAATGGGATGATGCCGCCAGGATGGCTGAGACTGTGATCAATGATGCAAACAAATACCAGTATGCATTGGTTAAAGATTATAATAGCCTATGGGATGCTGATCTTGGTTTTCAGACTGAACATGTCTGGGTGGTTGATTTTCTGGGCGGAATTACCGGAGAAAATGCATCCAACCAGGATTATACGGCGCCGATGACCGGTGTACGGGATGCCGATATGTTGGGATGGAGCGTTATTGTACCATCAAATGGTGTGTATGGTAGCTTTTCTGATCAAGATTACAGAAAGAAAATCAGTTTTCTGACCGAAACACCGATAAAAGGAGTGATGACACCTTATCAGAAATGGAAATGGCCTCGTATACATACCGCAAAATGGTGTTTGCATCCGGGTACGAATGCTGGAGCGGATGGTTCGGATTCTGATATCAAACATGTTATCTTTCGCTATGCTGAAGTTCTTTTAATGGCAGCTGAGGCATTAAATGAAAGTAAAGGCGGACCAACAGAGAAGGCTTATAGCTATATAAATGCCGTTCGGGCTAGAGCAAGGTATACGCCACAGGGCGTACAGAATTATCCTGCCGACCTGGCAACGGGTATGTCGCAGACAGACTTTCGAAAAGCTGTGCAGGAAGAACGTCGTGTTGAATTAGCTTTTGAATGGAAAAGATGGTATGATATCAAACGTTGGGGACAAGTAGTGGATGCATTTACTAGGCAGGGAGCCTATGAAAGCCAGCCAAAAGTAAAAGATTTTCATGCACTGATGCCTATTCCTCAAGATGAAATCGCACGTAATACAAATTTACTGCCTCAAAATCCAGGGTATTAG